The sequence CATCAATTTCCATCTTCAGGATGTCCTTGGGGAGACGGTACTCGGGGATGGCAACAGCCAGCATCCCTCCAGCTACCGGCAGGGCTTCAAATACCGTTACCTGGTAGCCGTCAAGGGCCAGGTCATAGGCGGCGCTGAGCCCCGCCGGGCCGGCTCCTATTATGGCAACACGGTCTTCTCTCTTCTCTCCTCTGGGTGGCAGATATTCAATACCCAGCCCATGGGCGTAGTCGGCTGCAAATCTTCTAAGGTCCCTGATAGCAATAGGCTCCTCAATCTGACCGCGCCGGCATTTAGCCTCACAGGGGTGATGACATACCCGGCCGCAGATGGAGGGAAAGGGAAGGCGCTGAGTTATCAAACGAAAAGCTTCTACAAACTTGCCATCCTTGATCAAGCTGACATATCCGGGGACGTCAAGCTGCACGGGACAGGTATGCTGACAGGGAGCCCTGAACAGGGCCTGGCAGACTGCGGCGGGGCATCTTTTATCGATGATATGGGCTTCATACTCTTCCCGGAAATGGCGCAATGTAGACAGAAGCGGGTTGGGCGCTGTTTGCCCCAGGCCGCACAGGGAGGCCGAGGCAACCATCTCTCCCAACTCCGTGAGGAGGTCGAGGTCTGCCATCGTTCCCTTGCCCTGGCTAATCCTGGTCAGCACTTGACGCATTTCGGGGATGCCGGCCCGGCAGGGAACGCACTTACCGCAGGACTCGTCCTGGGTGAAGCTGAGGAAGAATTTGGCCACATCCACCATGCAGCTGTCCTCGTCCATTACGATAAGCCCGCCGGAGCCCATGATAGCCCCCAGAGCCGTAACCGCCTCATAGTCAACCGGGACATTCACATTTTGAGCCGGGATGACACCGCCGGATGGCCCCCCTATCTGCACCGCCTTGAGTCTCTTTCCTTGTGGTGTGCCGCCACCGATGTCAAAGACAATCTTCCCCAGGCTGGTCCCCAGGGGGACCTCAACCAGGCCGGGGTTATTTACTTTCCCCACCAGACAGAAGGTCTTTGTCCCCTTGCTCTTTTCGGTGCCAACGCTGGCGAACCAATCGGCCCCGTTCAAAATAATAGAGGGGATATTGGACCAGGTCTCCACATTGTTGATAGTGGTGGGCCTGCCGAAAAGTCCCTTGTTTGCCGGGAAGGGGGGCCTCTGGCGCGGATTCCCGCGCTTTCCTTCAATCGATATCAAGAGTGCTGTCTCCTCACCGCAGACAAAAGCCCCCGCCCCCGGAAAGATATCAAGGTAGAACTCAAAACTGGTGCCCAGGATATTCTTCCCTAGAAGGCCATATTCTCGGGCCTGGGCAATGGCGTGGCTCAGGGTTTCTATGGCCAGGGGGTATTCAGCGCGCACATAGGCATAGCCCTGGCGCACATTTCCTATGGCGCAGGCCCCGATGGCCATCCCCTCAATCACCGAATGAGGGTTGCCTTCGAGGACAGCCCGGTTCATGTAGGCCCCCGGGTCCCCTTCGTCCCCGTTGCAGACCACATATTTTTCCTCACCCGGCGCGCTGCGGACGAAGCCCCATTTCGTAGCTGTAGGGAAGCCGGCCCCTCCCCTTCCCCGCAACCCCGACTTTTTGACCTCCTCTATGACCTCTTCCGGCTTCATCGCCGTCAGAACCTTGGCCAGGGCCTGATAGCCATCCCTGGCAATATATTCATCAATATTCATCGGGTCCAGGTCCTGATTATGCATCACCCGTATCTCTTGAAGCTTGAGCAGGGGAGCATCCAGGGCCAGTGTCCATCCTTCAACCGGCTTCCCCCCTACCAGGTGCTCTTCTACAATTCGGGGGACTCTATCCTCAGCGAGGTCAACATAGAGAGTCCGTCCATTTCTTGAGTCAATAACCGTGACCACGGGCTCTCGGCTGCATAGCCCGATACAGGCCGCCTTCAACACAGAGACATGGGACAGCTTGCGGGCCTCCACCTCCTGCAGGAAAGCGGCCAGAACCTTGTTCGCACCTGAGGAGATGCCGCAGGTTCCCAGATGGACCTTGACCTGGACCTTCTTTTCCTGCTCCTTCAGTTTCCTTCTTGCCTGCTCCCTCAGACCCAGCAGCTTTTCCACAGACAAAAGTGGCTTCACTCGCCCCTCCTACCGGTAAGAATTGAGGATGTCTTTTACCCGGCTGGGCTTGACCTTGCGATGAACATCCTCTCCAATAGCCATTACCGGAGACAGCCCGCAGCAGCCCAGACAGCGGACCATTTCCAGAGAGAACCTGCCGTCGGGGGTCATCCCTTCAGGCTCCAGGCCGAAGTCCTTCTTCAAGGCGGACAGAAGTCTCTCTCCGCCCTTGACATAGCAGCTTGTGCCCATGCAGACCTGAACAACATGCTTGCCCTTGGGCACCATGGTGAAGAAGTGATAGAAGCTGACTATCCCATATACCTCGCTCAGGGGCACCTTCAAGTCCCTGGAGATGCT comes from Chloroflexota bacterium and encodes:
- a CDS encoding FAD-dependent oxidoreductase, translated to MEKLLGLREQARRKLKEQEKKVQVKVHLGTCGISSGANKVLAAFLQEVEARKLSHVSVLKAACIGLCSREPVVTVIDSRNGRTLYVDLAEDRVPRIVEEHLVGGKPVEGWTLALDAPLLKLQEIRVMHNQDLDPMNIDEYIARDGYQALAKVLTAMKPEEVIEEVKKSGLRGRGGAGFPTATKWGFVRSAPGEEKYVVCNGDEGDPGAYMNRAVLEGNPHSVIEGMAIGACAIGNVRQGYAYVRAEYPLAIETLSHAIAQAREYGLLGKNILGTSFEFYLDIFPGAGAFVCGEETALLISIEGKRGNPRQRPPFPANKGLFGRPTTINNVETWSNIPSIILNGADWFASVGTEKSKGTKTFCLVGKVNNPGLVEVPLGTSLGKIVFDIGGGTPQGKRLKAVQIGGPSGGVIPAQNVNVPVDYEAVTALGAIMGSGGLIVMDEDSCMVDVAKFFLSFTQDESCGKCVPCRAGIPEMRQVLTRISQGKGTMADLDLLTELGEMVASASLCGLGQTAPNPLLSTLRHFREEYEAHIIDKRCPAAVCQALFRAPCQHTCPVQLDVPGYVSLIKDGKFVEAFRLITQRLPFPSICGRVCHHPCEAKCRRGQIEEPIAIRDLRRFAADYAHGLGIEYLPPRGEKREDRVAIIGAGPAGLSAAYDLALDGYQVTVFEALPVAGGMLAVAIPEYRLPKDILKMEIDVVRKLGVNIRLNTRVDDLESLLKDGYGAVLIATGAHKGDKMGIPGEDLQGVYDAIDFLREVNLGREVKVGKRVAVVGGGNSAVDAARVALRKGAEEVHIFYRREKKDMPAIEEEIEAAEEEGVHFHFLTAPTTILGRDGKVSGLECVRMELREFDPSGRKTPHPIEGSEHSTDTDMVVEAIGQRPDTSFARGNGIKIGRGGTIIADRRTLATDHRGVFVAGDAATGPQTVTEAIAAGQRAAFSIKRYLQGKELSPMVERNGHEPLAISSLPPTEEEMRERPRVKIAQIPMTERRRSFKETALTYSAAEAREEAGRCLRCDLEVGE
- a CDS encoding NAD(P)H-dependent oxidoreductase subunit E encodes the protein MEAQAGEKTGVGYAGRVFRQVQEVIDDTGGRPGALIRVLQQAQGLMGYLPPPVLKSISRDLKVPLSEVYGIVSFYHFFTMVPKGKHVVQVCMGTSCYVKGGERLLSALKKDFGLEPEGMTPDGRFSLEMVRCLGCCGLSPVMAIGEDVHRKVKPSRVKDILNSYR